The Pelecanus crispus isolate bPelCri1 chromosome 7, bPelCri1.pri, whole genome shotgun sequence genome includes a window with the following:
- the LOC142594015 gene encoding LOW QUALITY PROTEIN: HAUS augmin-like complex subunit 3 (The sequence of the model RefSeq protein was modified relative to this genomic sequence to represent the inferred CDS: deleted 1 base in 1 codon; substituted 1 base at 1 genomic stop codon) yields MTPGFSLLVLTILAMFSRRYSQVFPLDTVNRGAGFVATLRLVYSHADTLCEKDFDXLFDCPQTKQFLEWFCSMVSEENVLSPAEVEAYDALLAAGKPILEGDALEQALQMCRQIPQLPSIIPEDEGPSLEALQQELQELKDYHDRQLWRHNKLQVWAANLQWELRYLEEKEKAVKQDLRKAQMDLEAEILQTSAVLSQISEAAKQLAEWHGNMGKGRPLALLCEMDLGPYVELEQQATNVFERFIQQTLPGRVQAPDVQGASAQRESSLKERLEAGTQMDSDWEIPEGRSGAPYPECSKTPWGVAPASQGILVQGSRAELLVEGRNGREVLSMGNEEERDGSQEATERTDAKQTMPKSVGTDGDELLEDQDSYWKELNQIEKARICAQREVIVMSAKVEGNCAALEWAQRTMEALEENQHVVKAELWSQAAMLQKQLHTLRCDITQTLTHQLPPLLKAEACCSCLPILQRQLSLEAAHLQYIARRQEEVAAWLANQHSRLDLLELQLKREKKEMDQKAAWLREMETAMREAQTRLQEQHDYFKDASSSQEGCPCTWIDPKDLSAVRLWDMLVGEDRERQLFCSYKAIAAQCSQLVQDQRVLETQMAAPMSQLPALESSTEVRYRLLYNSSNQLQLSSPKITELMQQLITMQDNLYQTLTDLLSDLNVKRRSLESPILQTERNLYVYFYCDEDRLREVVEELEKQVSASSKGPLMELPYAKE; encoded by the exons ATGACTCCTGGTTTTTCCCTTCTAGTGCTGACCATCCTTGCCATGTTCAGCCGAAGATACTCCCAGGTCTTCCCACTGGACACAGTCAACAGAGGGGCAGGGTTTGTGGCAACGCTGAGGCTGGTCTACTCCCATGCAGACACCCTCTGTGAGAAGGACTTTGACTGACTCTTTGACTGCCCTCAGACAAAGCAGTTCCTTGAGTGGTTCTGCAGCATGGTGAGTGAGGAGAAtgtgctgagcccagctgagGTAGAGGCCTAC GATgccctgctggctgcaggcaaACCCATCCTGGAAGGCGATGCCCTCGAGCAGGCATTGCAGATGTGCCGCCAGATCCCACAGCTCCCAAGCATTATACCGGAAGATGAGGGTCCCTCTCTGGAggccctgcagcaggagcttCAGGAGCTGAAGGACTATCATGACCGTCAGCTCTGGCGGCACAACAAGCTGCAGGTTTGGGCAGCCAACCTGCAGTGGGAGCTGAGGTAtttggaggagaaggagaaggcagTGAAGCAGGACTTGAGGAAGGCTCAGATGGACCTGGAAGCGGAGATCTTACAAACCAGTGCTGTCCTGAGCCAGATCAGTGaggctgcaaagcagctggcagagTGGCATGGGAACATGGGGAAAGGCCGGCCGCTGGCACTGCTGTGTGAGATGGATCTCGGCCCTTACGTGGAGCTAGAACAACAGGCCACCAATGTGTTTGAGAGGTTCATCCAGCAGACCCTACCAGGGCGTGTCCAGGCTCCAGATGTTCAGGGAGCAAGTGCACAGAGAGAGAGTAGCCTGAAGGAAAGGTTGGAGGCTGGGACACAGATGGACTCAGACTGGGAAATACCAGAAGGAAGAAGCGGAGCTCCTTATCCAGAGTGTTCAAAGACACCATGGGGGGTGGCACCAGCAAGTCAGGGAATACTGGTCCAAGGCTCGAGGGCAGAGCTTCTAGTGGAGGGGAGGAATGGGAGAGAGGTGTTGAGTATGGGGAATGAGGAGGAGAGAGATGGCAGCCAGGAAGCCACAGAAAGAACAGACGCCAAGCAAACAATGCCAAAAAGTGTTGGGACTGATGGAGATGAGCTACTGGAGGACCAAGACAGCTACTGGAAAGAGCTGAACCAAATAGAGAAAGCACGTATCTGTGCCCAAAGGGAGGTTATAGTCATGTCAGCAAAAGTGGAAGGCAACTGTGCTGCACTGGAGTGGGCCCAGAGGACTATGGAAGCTCTCGAGGAGAATCAG CATGTAGTCAAGGCAGAACTCTGGAGTCAGGCTGCCATGCTTCAGAAGCAGCTTCACACCCTGCGTTGCGACATCACGCAGACCCTGACCCACCAGCTGCCACCCCTCCTGAAGGCAGAGGCCTGCTGCTCTTGCCTGCCCAtcctgcagaggcagctcaGCCTGGAAGCTGcccatctgcagtacattgccaggaggcaggaggaggtggctgCATGGCTGGCAAACCAGCACAGCCGCCTGGATCTGCTAGAGCTCCAGCTGAAAcgggagaaaaaggaaatggacCAGAAGGCTGCTTGGCTGCGGGAGATGGAAACTGCCATGAGGGAAGCCCAGaccaggctgcaggagcagcatgACTACTTCAAAGAtgccagctcctcccaggagGGTTGTCCATGCACATGGATAGACCCCAAAGACCTCTCTGCTGTACG ACTCTGGGACATGCTGGTGGGGGAAGATCGGGAGAGGCAGCTCTTCTGCAGCTATAAGGCCATagcagcccagtgctcccagttggTTCAGGACCAGAGGGTGCTGGAAACACAGATGGCAGCTCCTAtgtcccagctccctgccctggaGTCCTCCACAGAGGTGCGCTACCGGCTGCTGTACAACAGCTCCAaccagctgcagctctcctctCCG AAGATTACCGAGCTGATGCAGCAACTGATCACCATGCAGGACAACCTCTACCAAACGCTGACAGACCTCCTGAGTGACTTGAATGTCAAGCGCAGATCTCTGGAGAGCCCTATCCTGCAGACAGAGCGCAACctttatgtgtatttttactgtGATGAGGATCggctgagagaggtggtggaggagctggagaagcaggTGTCAGCTTCCTCTAAGGGACCACTGATGGAGCTGCCCTATGCAAAGGAGTAG